tatagatccaggggaagttccataatggcagaagaagctggcctgccttcacaggaccaagcagagagaaggaagtacaagcctaaaggtcaaaagccacacagctcactttaggaactccagctaggcacactttgcatatctttagattgaaatctgaaacccaccaccacaccttaagatcacccaatgacattgcctccagccaggtagctagaagatgcaaactacaagcaatAAAGAAGTAGTATTGGACACTCACCATGGAGACAGCAGCATACATTTTGTCCTACACCAAAATCTAGGCTTTATTGGTTGTTGGCTGGAAATCTGaaagacaacagagtgagttgtaGATAAGAAGAACTCCTTTCCCTGGGAAAAGTCTCCTGCTGAAGACATGAGCCTACCCTAGCTGCCAGAGAAGCGGCCAGCTCACCCTGGAAGGATGGCTGTCCTTGGGCTCACAGTTCACAGTGCTGCATTACCTCCTTCAGTCCTTCCAAGCTAGTGAGGGCTGGTTCTGCCTCTCACTCACTGCTCCACAAACTGTGATGTCTGCTGCACCACTGAGGTGGGGTGCTGATAAGAAAAGGTGTGCCAGGTATGAAGAGATGCCTATTCTATCACAGACAGGAGCAGAGAGTGTTGTccagggggagggcagggaaggatggaaaacagcagtCTATTCTATGTAAGTAGTCAGGAAAGGGGGCTCAGAATTTCAGGGTTTGGGTGCTTTCAGGATCCCAAACTCTGTGTAAAGTCTTACACTCTGTTTCTCCTACAGCTAGGACTGCCCACATGAGGATCCTGAAGCTGCAGGAAACACAAGGCAGAGAGGCTCGGCCAACTACTGGCAAGATTCTTCTCCCATAGAAGTGTACAGAGAGGTATAGAAATCTGGGGTGTGTTTTGGGTGGAACCTTACCTATAGACATCACTGGCCATGGAAGCCTTCCTGTTTTCATTAGCAAGCAATTCTGGGACCAAGTAGGCTAGGGTACCCCCTGGCTCTCTGGACCCTGCCCCTGACTGTGATCCTCCCTGGAATATAGACAGACCAAAATATGCCAGCTGCATGGGAAATGAAGAATAGGTATTGGATGAAGGGGTCTAGACTGCCTCCAgaattctcccttcctctcccctagAACGTATAGGTCTAGCTTTGTGAAGTGAGTATGGAGGGGCAGAGGAAACAGAACCAGTGAGGCCTGTGGGGAGATGTAGGTTGCTTAGGGGGTGAGTCTGTGTCTAGATCTGTCTGAGTTTCTAAGGATAGGTCATCCAGCACTCTTTGGAGGATCTATTGGGATAGGCCTGCAGAACAGATCCAGGTTGCTCGTAAGGGCTTCCATCACTTGGGGTGGCTGGAGGTAAAGCTCTGGGTTGGTCTTAATACCTGGGTGGTCTTGTGTTCAGAGGGACAGccttaagtatttaaaaatgctATCTCAAGTTCTGTTTAGTGGGTGAAGCTGGAGCAGCACTAGGGTGGAATCTTGTTCCAAGAGCTGGAGTGTGGATGAGCTAACCTTGGCTTGTAACTGTGGGTCCAACAGAACATTGGAGAGGGCTTGAGGTCTCGCTGAAGAACTGGGATAAGGCTGTTCAGGTAACATATCCTCAGCACCACTTCTCGCAACAGTCTTCAGAGGAGTGGCCAGGGCCTAGGAAACTCAGGCTGCAGCAG
The nucleotide sequence above comes from Jaculus jaculus isolate mJacJac1 chromosome 7, mJacJac1.mat.Y.cur, whole genome shotgun sequence. Encoded proteins:
- the Ripk3 gene encoding LOW QUALITY PROTEIN: receptor-interacting serine/threonine-protein kinase 3 (The sequence of the model RefSeq protein was modified relative to this genomic sequence to represent the inferred CDS: deleted 2 bases in 1 codon; substituted 1 base at 1 genomic stop codon), with protein sequence MVSLRDQYMWLLLGALRTWSGTPGPALVTGFMENRSLAGLLQPEFPRPWPLLXRLLREVVLRICYLNSLIPVLQRDLKPSNVLLDPQLQAKLAYFGLSIFQGGSQSGAGSREPGGTLAYLVPELLANENRKASMASDVYSFRILMWAVLAHKCSDERLSAPESSQRWAEEDGLAETTDQCSCTGSMVSKMLNNLNLEGSPSPTLEKCNTPF